From the genome of Psychroserpens ponticola, one region includes:
- a CDS encoding DUF4266 domain-containing protein → MIKRLIIITLILTSLTSCVAVKEYEKVNLNDPDMLLADKKSDRNISTFHSYREAAAGGNGGKTGGGCGCN, encoded by the coding sequence ATGATCAAGCGTCTTATTATAATCACATTAATTCTTACATCGCTAACATCTTGTGTCGCAGTTAAAGAATATGAAAAAGTAAATCTTAACGATCCAGATATGCTTTTAGCAGATAAAAAATCGGATAGAAATATTAGTACATTTCATTCCTATAGAGAAGCTGCTGCTGGTGGAAATGGTGGAAAAACTGGAGGTGGTTGCGGCTGTAATTAA
- a CDS encoding DUF3570 domain-containing protein encodes MKNILIILLILISFHKGNAQDSTSIYKKRVLETAEVDFLTSYYTQDGDNAAVSGGIGTEELTDITGTFIVSIPLNDDDILTIDAGVSAYTSASSSNINPFDGGGKANPFDASSGASQGDVWANLTGSYTHNSNDRNDIWSAKLSVSSEFDYFSIGVGGSYTKLFNEKNTEVSINGNIFIDTWNALYPTELRPFADGQGLNGDLFNQHTITGNSNYNPEFKTFDSEGRNTYALGFGFSQILSKKLQGSLVLDFVKQDGLLSTPFQRVYFKDVADSFIEEFHLADDVERLPNSRFKIALGGRLHYYINETFVLRTFYRYYLDDWGIKSHTANIEIPIKLSDKFTIYPSYRFYNQSAADYFAKYEAHISTNEFYTSDYDLSEYSANQFSLGATYTDIFTKFHLWKLGLKSIDLKYTQYDRDNTLSANIISAGFKFVLD; translated from the coding sequence TTGAAAAACATACTTATCATATTATTAATTCTGATTTCGTTTCATAAAGGAAATGCTCAAGATTCTACAAGCATTTATAAAAAAAGAGTTCTAGAGACTGCTGAAGTTGACTTTCTAACAAGCTACTATACTCAAGATGGAGATAATGCTGCTGTTAGCGGAGGAATTGGCACTGAAGAATTAACAGATATTACAGGAACGTTTATCGTTTCAATACCTTTAAATGATGATGATATTTTAACTATTGATGCTGGTGTTTCAGCGTACACATCTGCATCTTCAAGCAATATAAATCCATTTGATGGTGGAGGCAAAGCCAATCCGTTTGATGCAAGCTCAGGAGCTTCACAAGGTGATGTTTGGGCAAATCTTACTGGTTCATATACACATAATTCAAATGACAGAAATGACATCTGGTCTGCAAAATTATCAGTCTCTTCTGAATTTGATTATTTCTCTATTGGTGTTGGAGGAAGTTACACGAAATTATTCAATGAAAAAAATACGGAAGTTAGCATTAATGGAAATATATTTATTGACACCTGGAATGCATTATACCCAACAGAATTACGTCCTTTTGCTGATGGACAAGGATTAAATGGCGATCTATTTAATCAGCATACCATTACAGGAAATTCTAATTATAATCCAGAGTTTAAAACCTTTGATAGCGAAGGAAGAAATACCTATGCTTTAGGATTTGGGTTTTCCCAGATCTTATCAAAAAAACTCCAAGGATCATTAGTTTTAGATTTCGTGAAACAAGACGGATTGTTGTCAACACCTTTTCAAAGAGTATATTTTAAAGACGTTGCAGATTCTTTTATCGAAGAATTTCATTTAGCAGATGATGTTGAACGATTACCAAATTCTAGATTTAAAATCGCTCTAGGTGGACGATTGCATTATTATATAAATGAAACTTTCGTTTTAAGAACGTTTTACCGTTATTATTTAGATGATTGGGGAATTAAATCACATACTGCAAATATTGAAATTCCTATTAAACTATCAGACAAATTTACTATTTATCCTTCATATCGCTTTTATAATCAATCTGCTGCAGATTATTTTGCTAAATACGAAGCACATATATCTACAAATGAATTTTATACATCTGACTATGATTTATCTGAATATTCCGCAAACCAATTTAGTTTAGGAGCGACCTATACAGATATCTTTACAAAATTTCACCTCTGGAAACTCGGATTAAAAAGTATCGATTTAAAGTACACGCAGTACGACAGAGATAATACACTTAGTGCAAATATTATCTCAGCTGGTTTTAAGTTTGTTTTGGATTAG
- a CDS encoding M14 family metallopeptidase — MQADLLKSLFKIHKESSLSGRYIHAASILDLLKNSKLKSYVNSIGKSVDNETIFSITLGTGSKKILMWSQMHGNESTTTKAIFDMINVIISTESVSKSILENCTLKIIPILNPDGAKAYTRLNANNIDLNRDAQDLSQPESKVLKQVFDSFKPNYCFNLHGQRTIFSVGDSNYPATVSFLAPAQDEKCTITDSRKIAMEIISVMNTHLQQHIPNQIGIYDDAFNLNCVGDTFQSLNVPTVLFEAGHFANDYNREKTRELMFHSLLIAIHFISGNNITGNKYDTYLKIPENQKLFYDIIIRNTSGSDIGIQYVERLIGKSIHFIPKIEKISDLSSYFAHREINARGHKVLTPNGTPISEGNENDFVSINNENFSLKLKKI, encoded by the coding sequence ATGCAGGCAGATTTATTAAAATCACTTTTTAAAATCCATAAAGAATCCTCTCTTTCTGGACGCTATATTCATGCAGCATCTATTTTAGATTTATTAAAAAATTCTAAGCTAAAATCATATGTAAATAGCATTGGTAAATCTGTAGATAACGAAACAATTTTTAGCATAACATTAGGTACAGGTTCAAAAAAAATTCTAATGTGGTCTCAAATGCATGGGAATGAAAGTACAACGACAAAGGCAATTTTTGATATGATTAATGTTATCATCTCGACTGAATCTGTTTCAAAATCAATTTTAGAAAATTGTACACTTAAAATCATTCCCATATTAAATCCAGATGGAGCAAAGGCATATACACGCTTAAATGCTAACAATATTGACTTAAATAGAGATGCTCAAGATCTTTCTCAACCCGAAAGCAAGGTTTTAAAGCAAGTATTTGATTCATTCAAACCTAATTACTGTTTTAACCTTCATGGTCAGCGCACAATATTTAGCGTTGGAGACTCAAATTACCCAGCAACCGTTTCATTTCTTGCTCCAGCTCAAGATGAAAAATGCACAATTACTGATTCTAGAAAAATTGCAATGGAGATTATATCTGTTATGAATACGCATTTACAACAACATATTCCTAATCAAATTGGCATTTATGACGATGCTTTTAACTTAAACTGTGTAGGTGACACGTTTCAAAGTCTTAATGTTCCTACTGTTTTATTTGAAGCAGGACATTTCGCTAATGATTACAATAGAGAAAAAACACGAGAACTTATGTTTCATTCTCTACTGATCGCAATTCATTTCATTTCTGGAAACAACATAACAGGTAACAAATACGATACATACCTTAAAATACCAGAGAATCAGAAACTATTCTATGACATCATCATCAGAAACACATCAGGTTCAGACATTGGAATACAATATGTTGAAAGATTAATAGGCAAATCAATTCATTTTATTCCAAAAATTGAAAAAATTTCAGATTTGAGTTCTTATTTCGCTCATAGAGAGATTAATGCTAGAGGACATAAGGTTTTAACACCTAACGGAACTCCAATTTCTGAAGGAAACGAAAACGATTTCGTATCTATTAATAATGAGAATTTCTCATTGAAATTGAAAAAAATCTAA
- the aroC gene encoding chorismate synthase gives MAGNTFGKIFKLTTFGESHGIAIGGIIDGCPSGLQLDLDAIQNELDRRKPGQSSIVTQRKEPDTVEFLSGIFEGQTTGTPIGFVIKNTNQKSKDYSHIKDVYRPSHADYTYEKKYGVRDYRGGGRSSARETASRVVAGAIAKQLINNIAINAYTSSVGDIFLEKPYQDLDFSKTESNAVRCPDQETAERMIHRIKAIKKEGDTIGGTITCVLQNIPIGLGEPVFDKLHADLGKAMLSINAVKGFEYGSGFCGAKMKGSDHNDIFNEDGSTKTNLSGGIQGGISNGMDIYFRVAFKPVATLIQKQNALDSSGNIVEMQGKGRHDPCVVPRAIPIVEAMAALVLVDFYLLNKLYK, from the coding sequence ATGGCTGGAAATACCTTCGGAAAAATTTTCAAATTAACCACATTTGGTGAGTCACATGGCATTGCTATTGGCGGAATTATAGATGGTTGTCCTTCAGGATTACAATTAGATCTTGATGCTATACAAAATGAATTAGATAGACGCAAACCTGGTCAGTCGTCAATTGTGACACAACGCAAAGAGCCAGATACAGTTGAATTTCTTTCTGGAATATTCGAAGGGCAAACCACAGGAACTCCAATCGGATTTGTTATTAAAAACACCAATCAGAAGTCTAAAGATTATTCTCATATTAAAGATGTATATCGTCCTAGCCATGCAGATTATACTTATGAAAAAAAGTATGGAGTGAGAGATTATAGAGGTGGAGGTCGCAGTTCTGCTCGTGAAACAGCATCTCGTGTTGTTGCTGGTGCTATCGCAAAACAATTGATAAATAACATTGCAATTAATGCTTACACATCTTCAGTAGGCGATATATTTCTAGAAAAACCATATCAAGATTTAGATTTCTCTAAGACTGAAAGTAATGCCGTTCGTTGTCCAGATCAGGAAACTGCCGAGCGCATGATACATAGAATAAAAGCCATCAAGAAAGAAGGTGATACCATTGGAGGAACCATTACTTGTGTACTTCAAAATATTCCTATTGGATTAGGTGAACCTGTTTTTGATAAGCTTCATGCCGATTTAGGAAAAGCAATGCTAAGCATTAATGCTGTCAAAGGGTTTGAATATGGAAGCGGTTTCTGTGGCGCAAAAATGAAAGGAAGTGATCATAACGATATATTCAATGAAGATGGATCAACAAAAACGAATCTATCTGGAGGTATTCAAGGTGGAATAAGTAATGGAATGGATATTTATTTCAGAGTAGCATTTAAACCTGTTGCTACTTTAATTCAAAAACAAAACGCGTTAGACAGCTCTGGTAATATTGTTGAAATGCAAGGAAAAGGTCGACATGATCCTTGTGTGGTTCCTAGAGCAATTCCAATTGTTGAAGCTATGGCAGCTTTGGTTTTGGTAGATTTTTATTTGCTAAACAAATTATATAAATAA
- a CDS encoding Lrp/AsnC family transcriptional regulator → MAKYKLDEIDHQILDMLIENTRIPFTDIAKKLVISAGTVHVRVKKMEEAGIIQGSSLTLDYKKLGYSFIAYVGVFLNNTSQTKFVLERINEIPYVTVAHITTGKFNVFCKVRAKDTSHAKEIIFMLDDIDGIYRTETMISLEESINDKKRLMHTIFNEL, encoded by the coding sequence ATGGCAAAGTATAAATTAGATGAAATCGATCATCAAATTTTAGATATGTTAATCGAAAACACAAGAATTCCTTTTACTGATATCGCAAAAAAATTGGTGATTTCTGCTGGAACTGTTCATGTTAGAGTAAAAAAAATGGAGGAGGCTGGAATTATTCAAGGGTCATCTTTAACTTTAGATTACAAAAAATTAGGATATTCTTTTATTGCATATGTTGGTGTGTTTTTAAATAACACCTCTCAAACTAAATTCGTTTTAGAGCGCATAAACGAAATCCCTTATGTCACTGTAGCTCACATCACTACCGGAAAATTCAATGTATTCTGTAAAGTTAGAGCTAAAGATACATCACACGCAAAAGAAATCATTTTTATGTTAGATGATATTGATGGCATATACAGAACAGAAACAATGATTTCATTGGAAGAAAGTATTAACGACAAAAAGCGATTAATGCATACAATTTTTAACGAATTATAA
- a CDS encoding TerC family protein, whose amino-acid sequence MLDFLLTSDAIMALLTLTFLEIILGIDNIVFISIAANKLPENQRSKATNIGLLLAMIQRIVLLFFVSFLVGLSEPFYSLETSWFEIHVSWQAIILLAGGLFLIYKSTSEIREKVTDPSHDEDDVKNKRIKSLSQALTQILIIDFIFSIDSILTAVGMTNSLHPNHNYTLVLMIIAVMISIVIMIAFANPIRKFIEKNPSIQMLGLAFLILIGFMLITEAAHLSHTEFFGKTVGAIPKGYLYFAIAFSLFVEFLNYKTVNRKKNKSNPKQT is encoded by the coding sequence ATGTTAGATTTTTTATTAACTAGCGATGCTATAATGGCGTTGTTGACCTTAACGTTTTTGGAGATTATACTAGGTATAGATAATATTGTATTCATTTCTATAGCTGCTAATAAGTTGCCAGAAAATCAGCGATCTAAAGCGACTAATATTGGCTTGTTGTTGGCTATGATTCAGCGCATTGTGTTATTGTTTTTTGTGTCCTTTTTAGTTGGATTGTCAGAGCCATTTTATTCATTAGAAACGTCTTGGTTTGAAATTCATGTGAGTTGGCAAGCTATAATATTGCTTGCTGGTGGCTTGTTTTTAATTTATAAGAGTACATCAGAAATTAGAGAAAAAGTTACAGATCCTTCTCATGATGAAGATGATGTAAAAAACAAACGAATCAAATCGCTTTCTCAAGCCTTAACACAAATTCTAATAATTGACTTTATATTTTCTATAGATTCCATCTTAACAGCTGTTGGAATGACAAACAGTTTGCATCCAAATCATAATTATACACTTGTGTTAATGATTATTGCTGTGATGATTTCTATCGTTATAATGATTGCTTTTGCTAACCCAATACGGAAATTTATTGAAAAGAATCCTAGCATTCAAATGCTAGGTTTGGCATTCTTAATCCTAATTGGATTTATGCTTATAACAGAAGCAGCGCATTTATCACATACAGAATTCTTCGGAAAAACTGTTGGAGCAATACCTAAAGGTTATCTTTATTTTGCAATAGCATTTTCTTTATTTGTGGAATTTTTGAATTATAAAACAGTAAATAGGAAAAAGAATAAATCTAATCCAAAACAAACTTAA
- a CDS encoding FAD:protein FMN transferase: MKTRNLLVVFILITLQIEAQSVYKRTLKLMGSRFDITVVAKDSTEANSYIQLATDEISRIESLISSWDSNSQTSKINSKAGIEPVKVNKELFDLIKRSLAITQLTDGAFDISYASMDRIWKFDGSMTEMPSETEIKASVSKVGFKNIELNETNLTVFLKIKGMKIGFGAIGKGYAADKAKSLLIEKGVVSGIINASGDMSTWGKQTNGEDWKVAITNPLNKNKTFALLPITDGAVVTSGNYEKYVNFNGIRYTHIIDPRTGYPSTGIISVTVFAPKAELADALSTSVFVMGKDVGINRINQLPNIECLIIDKDGNIFTSTNIKINKI, from the coding sequence TTGAAAACACGCAACCTGCTCGTAGTCTTTATTTTAATCACACTTCAAATTGAAGCACAAAGTGTGTACAAGCGTACATTAAAACTTATGGGAAGTCGTTTTGACATTACAGTTGTGGCTAAAGATTCAACTGAAGCGAATTCATATATTCAACTTGCAACCGATGAAATTTCAAGAATTGAAAGTCTTATCTCTTCTTGGGATTCAAATTCTCAAACCTCTAAAATTAATAGTAAAGCAGGAATTGAGCCTGTTAAAGTGAATAAAGAATTATTCGATTTAATTAAACGCTCATTAGCAATTACCCAACTCACAGATGGTGCATTTGATATTTCTTACGCATCAATGGATAGAATTTGGAAGTTTGATGGAAGTATGACTGAGATGCCTTCCGAAACAGAAATAAAAGCTTCTGTAAGTAAAGTTGGATTTAAAAACATCGAATTAAATGAAACTAATTTAACCGTATTCCTTAAAATCAAAGGCATGAAAATTGGTTTTGGAGCCATTGGCAAAGGCTATGCTGCTGATAAAGCAAAATCGTTATTAATAGAGAAAGGTGTTGTTTCAGGAATTATAAATGCTTCAGGTGATATGTCAACTTGGGGAAAACAAACCAATGGTGAAGATTGGAAAGTAGCCATTACAAATCCATTAAATAAAAACAAGACCTTTGCATTATTGCCAATTACAGATGGAGCAGTGGTAACTTCTGGCAATTATGAGAAATATGTTAATTTCAACGGAATACGTTACACACATATTATCGATCCTCGAACTGGTTATCCATCAACAGGAATCATAAGTGTAACTGTTTTTGCTCCTAAAGCCGAATTAGCCGATGCCTTGTCAACCTCAGTTTTCGTCATGGGAAAAGACGTCGGAATAAATCGAATCAACCAATTGCCAAATATAGAATGCCTAATTATTGATAAGGATGGAAATATCTTTACTTCAACGAATATTAAAATCAACAAAATATGA
- a CDS encoding DinB family protein: MTKDQLNANEFIPYYQNYIDKAGELNLIEGLTQNGNAICTFLESISKEKYDYAYEDGKWTIKELIQHIIDTERVFSFRALAFARKDKTLLPGYDQDEYGITSNANKRTKQSILKEYKALRVATIALFESFTDDMLKQFGNASNNDISVRAIGFVLIGHENHHCNIIKERYL, encoded by the coding sequence ATGACAAAAGACCAACTTAACGCAAATGAATTTATACCATACTATCAAAATTATATTGACAAAGCAGGTGAACTGAATTTAATCGAAGGCTTAACGCAAAACGGAAATGCTATTTGTACTTTTTTAGAATCTATTTCTAAAGAAAAATATGATTATGCATATGAAGATGGCAAATGGACAATTAAAGAACTTATACAACATATCATAGATACTGAACGTGTTTTCTCCTTTAGAGCACTTGCTTTTGCAAGAAAAGATAAAACATTGTTACCAGGTTACGATCAAGATGAATATGGAATAACTAGCAATGCGAATAAACGAACCAAACAAAGTATACTAAAAGAATACAAAGCTTTACGAGTTGCGACAATAGCACTTTTTGAAAGTTTTACTGATGATATGTTGAAACAATTTGGTAATGCTAGCAATAACGACATTTCTGTTAGAGCCATTGGATTTGTTTTAATTGGACACGAAAACCATCATTGTAACATTATAAAAGAACGCTATTTATAA
- a CDS encoding helix-turn-helix domain-containing protein has protein sequence MINTEDFTKRLQKVIDYYGESASSFAEKIGVQRSSISHILSGRNKPSLDFVLKVLSSFPEVELYWLMNGKGEFPSGRKIESHSANHNSESNSRSEISEIVNSKDKTIERIVIFYKDGSFQNFDNS, from the coding sequence ATGATAAACACCGAAGATTTTACAAAAAGATTGCAAAAAGTGATAGATTACTATGGTGAGTCTGCGTCTTCTTTTGCTGAAAAAATTGGTGTGCAGCGTTCAAGTATTTCTCATATTCTTTCTGGTAGAAATAAACCAAGTTTAGACTTTGTGCTCAAGGTGCTTTCCTCCTTTCCTGAAGTGGAATTGTATTGGTTAATGAATGGAAAAGGTGAATTTCCATCAGGACGAAAAATTGAAAGTCATTCTGCTAACCATAATTCAGAATCAAATTCTAGATCTGAAATTTCTGAAATAGTAAATTCTAAGGATAAAACTATAGAGCGTATTGTGATCTTTTATAAAGACGGAAGTTTTCAAAATTTTGATAATTCGTAA
- a CDS encoding FAD-binding and (Fe-S)-binding domain-containing protein, translating to MVTNSQLQILSSQLEGELYFDELMKTLYATDASVYRMLPLAVATPKTKADIKSLIQFAKTHKTSLIPRAAGTSLAGQCVGNGIVVDISKHFTRILNINEIEQTVTVQPGVIRDELNNYLKPFGLFFGPNTSTSNRCMIGGMVGNNSSGTTSIQYGATRDKVKELHAVLSDGSETVFSELTTEEFHNKRKLNSTEGTIYKQIYEELSSKEIQQQIKNHFPKPEIHRRNTGYAIDELIKTNLFSGSTTKFNMCKLLSGSEGTLAFTTQITLQLDKRPPTNSIMIAAHFNSIQNCLNAVEPVMSHNLFTCEMMDKTILNLTKHNKTQQENRAFIIDDPEAILMCEVKANTIEDVNTKAQELLKTLESSKLSFANPLLSGDDINKAIELRKAGLGLLGNMIGDKKTAACIEDTAVSIPDLSSYIEEFTALMKTHGQKAVYYAHAGAGELHLRPILNLKKKADVDLFRTITTDVAHLVKKYQGSMSGEHGDGIVRAEFIPLMIGEANYGILKRIKSAFDPNNIFNPGKIVDAFPMDKSLRYKPDRQEPEIETILDFSNTQGILRETEKCNGSGDCRKLPEFGGTMCPSYRATRNEKDTTRARANALREFLTKSDKPNKFNYEELKEVFDLCLSCKACASECPSSVDVASLKAEFQYQYQKANGFKFKDKFFAEFSKYNKIASKYPVLFNGLFQSKFTSTIIKKMLGIHSNRSLPIINKTYVIGNQKTICNDVDVPFSDSTKTVYLFVDEFTNYLEYTIAEDAKFLLETLGYNVLIINNLESGRSYLSKGFLEDAKSIANTNVNYLKDKINSEIPLIGIEPSAILTFKDEYLRLADDKTSAKRIAKHTFLIEEFIQQEIELGHITSDQFTSAHKTIKFHGHCHQKALTNQSSSFDILSLPKNYKVTIIPSGCCGMAGSFGYEKEHYEVSMQIGEQTLFPAIRNASENVIISANGTSCRHQIKDGTQREALHPITILKHALVSEN from the coding sequence ATGGTTACTAATTCTCAACTACAAATTTTATCATCTCAATTAGAAGGTGAACTGTATTTTGATGAATTAATGAAAACACTCTATGCTACAGACGCTTCAGTTTATAGAATGTTACCTTTAGCTGTTGCTACTCCAAAAACAAAAGCAGACATAAAGTCTCTAATTCAATTTGCCAAAACTCATAAAACGTCATTAATACCAAGAGCAGCAGGAACTTCTCTCGCTGGACAATGCGTAGGCAATGGAATTGTAGTTGATATTTCAAAACATTTCACAAGGATATTAAACATCAATGAAATTGAACAAACTGTCACAGTTCAACCTGGAGTGATTAGAGATGAACTCAACAATTATTTAAAACCGTTTGGATTGTTTTTCGGACCCAATACGTCTACTTCAAATCGCTGTATGATAGGAGGTATGGTTGGGAATAACTCCTCTGGAACAACATCGATTCAATATGGTGCAACTAGAGATAAAGTAAAAGAACTTCATGCTGTTTTAAGTGATGGAAGTGAAACCGTTTTTTCTGAATTAACTACTGAAGAATTTCACAACAAAAGAAAACTTAACAGCACTGAAGGCACAATCTATAAACAAATCTATGAAGAGCTATCTTCAAAAGAGATACAACAACAAATAAAGAACCACTTTCCGAAACCAGAAATACATCGAAGAAATACTGGCTATGCTATTGATGAATTGATTAAAACGAATCTATTTTCAGGATCTACAACTAAATTCAATATGTGTAAGTTGCTTTCTGGAAGCGAAGGCACATTAGCATTTACAACCCAAATCACTCTACAATTAGATAAACGACCTCCAACAAATTCTATTATGATAGCTGCTCATTTTAATAGTATTCAAAACTGTTTAAATGCCGTAGAACCTGTCATGAGTCACAATTTATTCACTTGTGAAATGATGGATAAAACCATTTTAAATCTCACAAAACACAATAAAACCCAACAAGAAAATAGAGCCTTCATTATTGATGATCCTGAAGCCATTTTAATGTGCGAAGTCAAAGCGAATACAATTGAAGATGTAAATACAAAAGCTCAAGAACTCTTAAAAACACTTGAATCCTCAAAACTAAGTTTTGCTAACCCTTTGCTTTCTGGCGATGACATTAACAAAGCTATTGAGCTCCGAAAAGCTGGATTAGGATTGCTAGGTAATATGATTGGAGATAAAAAAACTGCTGCTTGTATTGAAGATACTGCTGTTTCTATTCCTGATTTATCAAGTTATATTGAAGAATTTACGGCTTTGATGAAAACTCACGGACAAAAAGCTGTGTATTACGCACATGCTGGAGCAGGAGAGTTGCATTTGCGTCCAATATTAAATTTAAAGAAGAAAGCTGATGTTGACTTATTTAGAACAATTACGACTGATGTTGCTCATTTAGTTAAGAAGTATCAAGGCTCAATGAGTGGTGAGCATGGTGATGGTATTGTTAGAGCTGAATTTATTCCACTAATGATAGGTGAAGCGAATTACGGAATTTTGAAACGGATTAAGTCTGCATTCGACCCAAACAACATCTTCAATCCAGGCAAGATTGTCGATGCGTTTCCAATGGACAAATCTCTTCGTTACAAGCCAGACAGACAAGAACCAGAGATTGAAACAATTTTAGATTTCTCAAACACTCAAGGTATTCTTCGTGAAACTGAAAAGTGTAATGGTTCTGGTGATTGCAGGAAACTACCCGAATTTGGAGGAACTATGTGTCCAAGCTACAGAGCAACACGAAATGAAAAAGATACCACTAGAGCAAGAGCCAATGCTTTACGTGAGTTCTTAACAAAATCTGATAAACCAAACAAATTCAATTATGAAGAATTAAAAGAGGTCTTCGATTTATGTTTAAGTTGTAAAGCTTGCGCAAGTGAATGTCCAAGTAGTGTTGATGTTGCAAGCTTAAAAGCAGAATTCCAATATCAATATCAAAAAGCAAATGGGTTTAAGTTTAAAGATAAATTCTTTGCTGAATTCTCTAAATATAATAAGATCGCTTCAAAATATCCTGTTTTGTTTAATGGTCTTTTTCAAAGTAAATTCACATCAACAATTATCAAAAAGATGTTAGGAATTCATTCCAATAGAAGTTTACCAATTATTAACAAAACTTATGTCATTGGCAACCAAAAAACAATATGTAATGATGTTGATGTTCCTTTTTCAGATTCAACAAAAACTGTATATCTTTTTGTAGATGAATTCACCAATTACCTTGAATATACTATTGCTGAAGACGCAAAATTCCTACTTGAAACACTAGGCTATAATGTACTCATAATTAACAATTTAGAAAGCGGAAGATCCTATTTGTCCAAAGGTTTTTTAGAGGATGCAAAATCGATTGCAAATACAAATGTGAATTACCTAAAAGATAAAATAAATAGTGAAATCCCATTAATAGGAATCGAACCTTCAGCCATTCTAACATTTAAAGATGAATACCTCAGGTTAGCAGATGATAAAACTTCTGCTAAACGAATAGCAAAGCATACATTCTTAATTGAAGAGTTTATTCAGCAAGAAATAGAGTTAGGACATATAACATCAGATCAATTTACATCAGCACACAAAACCATCAAATTTCATGGCCATTGCCATCAAAAAGCATTGACAAATCAATCCTCAAGTTTTGATATATTAAGCTTGCCTAAAAATTATAAAGTCACCATTATTCCTAGTGGTTGCTGCGGAATGGCTGGTAGTTTTGGTTATGAAAAAGAGCATTATGAAGTCAGTATGCAAATTGGAGAGCAAACGTTATTTCCTGCAATTAGAAACGCATCAGAAAACGTGATTATTTCTGCAAATGGAACAAGTTGTAGACATCAAATTAAAGATGGAACACAGCGAGAAGCCTTACATCCTATCACAATATTAAAGCATGCATTAGTTAGCGAAAACTGA
- a CDS encoding UDP-2,3-diacylglucosamine diphosphatase, whose protein sequence is MKIKRKIEIAVISDVHLGTFGCHAKQLLTYLNTIDPKKLILNGDIIDIWQFKKHYFPKSHLRVIKKIMDMATDGVEIIYITGNHDEMLRKFSNTKIGNISIVDKLVLDLDAKKAWFFHGDVFDVSIQNAKWLAKLGAYGYDVLILLNRFVNWCLERLGRERYSLSKKIKDSVKGAIKYISDFETVASDLAIENGYDYVICGHIHQPKMLIKENKNGKTTYLNSGDWVENFTALEYQFKRWKIYNYNNDHLRAFYVDDEVKDMEVSDLIAAITIIDPKK, encoded by the coding sequence TTGAAAATAAAACGAAAAATAGAAATTGCAGTTATTTCTGATGTTCATCTTGGAACATTTGGTTGTCATGCCAAACAATTACTGACATATCTTAATACGATTGATCCAAAAAAACTAATTTTAAATGGTGACATCATTGATATTTGGCAGTTTAAAAAGCATTATTTTCCAAAATCTCACTTAAGAGTAATCAAAAAAATCATGGACATGGCAACTGATGGTGTAGAAATTATTTACATCACTGGAAATCATGACGAAATGCTTAGGAAATTTAGTAATACTAAAATTGGAAATATTTCTATTGTTGATAAACTTGTTTTAGATTTAGATGCTAAAAAAGCATGGTTTTTTCATGGAGATGTCTTTGATGTGTCTATTCAAAATGCAAAATGGTTGGCAAAACTTGGAGCTTATGGATATGATGTTTTGATTCTCTTAAATCGATTTGTTAATTGGTGTTTAGAGCGCCTAGGTAGAGAGCGTTATTCGCTCTCTAAGAAAATAAAAGATAGTGTGAAAGGCGCCATAAAATATATAAGTGATTTTGAAACTGTAGCTTCAGATTTGGCTATTGAAAATGGATATGACTATGTGATTTGCGGTCATATTCATCAACCCAAAATGCTTATAAAAGAAAATAAAAACGGTAAAACAACCTATTTAAATTCTGGAGATTGGGTTGAAAATTTTACTGCTCTTGAGTACCAATTTAAACGTTGGAAAATTTACAACTATAACAATGATCATTTAAGAGCGTTCTATGTTGATGACGAAGTTAAAGATATGGAGGTTAGTGATTTAATTGCAGCAATAACCATTATTGATCCAAAGAAATAA